The Montipora foliosa isolate CH-2021 chromosome 1, ASM3666993v2, whole genome shotgun sequence genome has a window encoding:
- the LOC137973375 gene encoding uncharacterized protein, giving the protein MDDSAASSIAEEPLSLSILSSIAEEPLALSLSTDDEKFEGGVTRIPELEDGIFEPLFSSTPGKRQRVSYEDGCLDSSRTEEPLLPGSSVSIQEQKIKHLAVKNLQMTMALKHWLTISPKARSRAAMKGKPTTELKERKETVLPPQGEGKTVPTRVCLYCARWHGSLTEFSEEHKTEWSTLLSAENAKWSQKDRAASWPLQDILARKANLREKQKLPESGDNGLGFLGQKPEGVPVDVDNMVRNQVAPVREVYGGVYRRPQPDVVMVDSYEGVVPGSIVAVNLDGNYKPPHLAEVQQIDNTSFTVQRLKGGYKTKWVPWHGWTSTQIPKESVIYFDIDFDENGKLKKEAAQYLRRKYKELQKN; this is encoded by the exons ATGGATGACTCCGCCGCTAGCTCAATTGCAGAAGAGCCTTTGTCGCTGTCAATTCTTTCCAGTATTGCCGAAGAGCCTTTGGCGCTTTCATTATCAACTGATGACGAAAAATTCGAAGGTGGGGTTACAAGAATTCCAGAACTTGAGGATGGAATATTTGAACCTCTTTTTAGTAGTACACCTGGGAAAAGGCAACGGGTATCATATGAAGACGGCTGTTTAGACTCCTCAAGAACCGAGGAACCACTCTTGCCCGGAAGTAGTGTTTCAATACAggaacaaaaaatcaaacacCTTGCGGTGAAGAATCTGCAGATGACGATGGCGCTGAAACACTGGTTGACAATCAGTCCGAAGGCGAGATCTCGAGCAGCAATGAAAGGTAAACCAACGACAGAGCTGAAG GAGAGAAAGGAAACTGTACTACCACCACAGGGAGAAGGCAAAACAGTACCCACACGAGTATGCTTGTATTGCGCAAGATGGCATGGATCACTGACAG AATTTTCAGAAGAGCACAAAACAGAGTGGAGTACTCTCCTATCGGCTGAGAATGCAAAGTGGAGTCAGAAAGATAGGGCAGCAAGTTGGCCATTGCAAGATATACTTGCTAGGAAAGCAAACTTGAGGGAGAAACAAAAACTACCTGAGTCGGGTGACAATGGCCTAGGATTTTTGGGACAGAAACCTGAGGGGGTTCCAGTAGATGTCGATAACATGGTCAGAAATCAAGTTGCCCCAGTACGAGAG gTGTATGGTGGAGTATACAGAAGACCACAACCAGATGTAGTGATGGTGGATAGTTATGAAGGAGTAGTACCAGGTAGCATTGTTGCTGTCAACCTAGATGGAAACTACAAGCCTCCCCATCTAGCAGAAGTACAACAGATTGACAATACCTCCTTTACTGTGCAGCGGCTAAAGGGTGGCTACAAGACAAAATGGGTGCCTTGGCATGGCTGGACATCCACCCAGATTCCAAAGGAAAGCGTAATATACTTTGATATTGACTTTGATGAAAATGGGAAACTGAAAAAAGAGGCAGCACAGTATTTAAGAAGAAAATACAAGGAGTTACAAAAAAATTAG